The segment TCTGCCTGTATTACCAACCACAATGAGCGTCTCCATGACCCACCTTCCTCACCAGCCACCTAGTTTGACGGGCCAAGCCCTACACGCGGGCTATGACACTCGACGTGTACTGGATGGTGTCGACATCGCGGTCGAGGAAGGCAAACTCACGGTGCTGTTAGGTCCCAATGGAAGTGGCAAGTCGACGCTGCTGAAAACACTTGCCCGCACGCTCACACCTAGTGATGGGCATGTATATTTGGACGGCAAGGATATCCATCGCAGCAAAACACGGGAGGTGGCCAAGCGCCTGGGGATTCTCCCCCAAGGTCCGGTGGCGCCTGAGGGGCTGAGCGTAAAGCAGTTGGTGGGGATGGGGCGTTTTCCGCACCAGGGGCTATGGCAGAAAAATGCCCGGCAAGACGCCGAAGCTATTCGTGAAGCAATGGCTTATACCAACGTGACTGAGTTTGCCGAGCGCAACGTCGATGCGCTCTCCGGCGGCCAGCGCCAGCGCTGCTGGATTGCCATGGTACTGGCTCAACAAACCGATCTGATTCTGCTTGATGAGCCCACTACCTTTTTGGATCTAAAGGTGCAGGTTGATTTGCTGGAGCTACTTTCGCGCCTAGCCCATGAAAAAGGCCGCACCCTGCTACTGGTGCTCCACGATCTAAACTTGGCCGCCGCCTACGCTGACCATTTAGTAATGATGTGTGATGGCCGTATTGTCACCTACGGCGCACCCACTGACGTATTCACCGCTGCCAACCTTAAGCGCGTTTTTGACCTGGACGCCCATGTCATCCACGACCCCGAAAGCGATAGCCCGATTTGCGTACCGCGTAAACTTCGCCAGCACGCTAGGAAAACAGAAGCTTCAGCAGCGTTTTAATCGTTAAAATACAGTTTCGAGTGGCGTGCTCATAAGAGCAGAGAGTTAGAGCGCTTAACGTTTAACAATGTTAATTCCAACCTAGCCGCCACAAAAAAGCGCATATGGATGATGGTGTCACTCATGTGA is part of the Halomonas alkaliantarctica genome and harbors:
- a CDS encoding ABC transporter ATP-binding protein; this translates as MTHLPHQPPSLTGQALHAGYDTRRVLDGVDIAVEEGKLTVLLGPNGSGKSTLLKTLARTLTPSDGHVYLDGKDIHRSKTREVAKRLGILPQGPVAPEGLSVKQLVGMGRFPHQGLWQKNARQDAEAIREAMAYTNVTEFAERNVDALSGGQRQRCWIAMVLAQQTDLILLDEPTTFLDLKVQVDLLELLSRLAHEKGRTLLLVLHDLNLAAAYADHLVMMCDGRIVTYGAPTDVFTAANLKRVFDLDAHVIHDPESDSPICVPRKLRQHARKTEASAAF